A window of the Candida orthopsilosis Co 90-125, chromosome 1 draft sequence genome harbors these coding sequences:
- a CDS encoding Pth1 protein (the C. parapsilosis ortholog has an intron in the UTR; similar to C. parapsilosis CPAR2_207460 and C. albicans orf19.4740; S. cerevisiae homolog PTH1 has aminoacyl-tRNA hydrolase activity, has role in mitochondrial translation and localizes to mitochondrion) produces the protein MLRGFVNAYWPVKADPYLQLTRCLFVCSIGNPEPQYKGTKHNVGHRVMDQLIHNYWKDHLYKEGSYYYSRKYPNLVLFKSDSTLMNLQGKTMSKHFQQFHKQSRLIVLHDDLERDLGKFQVRKPGTSSRGHNGLKSIDGIYKDKYSKIAIGIGRPTSKTVTNYVLSKFDAKEQEVLDFDVIPKVVKELEDIIEDDLDYLRKERKEVMSSYAGDKRG, from the coding sequence ATGCTAAGGGGGTTTGTTAATGCATACTGGCCGGTAAAAGCTGACCCATATCTACAACTAACCAGATgtctttttgtttgttcGATTGGAAATCCTGAACCTCAATATAAAGGTACCAAACACAATGTTGGCCATAGAGTAATGGACCAATTAATTCACAATTACTGGAAAGATCACTTGTATAAAGAAGGTAGCTACTATTATTCACGAAAGTATCCCAATCTTGTCCTTTTCAAATCCGACTCTACTTTGATGAACCTTCAGGGTAAAACAATGTCCAAacactttcaacaatttcataaaCAATCGCGTTTGATAGTACTtcatgatgatttggaacGCGATTTGGGAAAGTTTCAAGTTAGAAAACCAGGAACAAGTTCAAGGGGCCACAATGGTCTTAAGTCCATCGACGGAATATATAAAGACAAATATTCGAAGATTGCTATAGGAATAGGAAGACCCACATCGAAAACTGTAACAAATTACGTCTTGCTGAAGTTTGATGCCAAGGAGCAGGAGGTTTTGGATTTCGACGTAATACCCAAAGTTGTCAAGGAATTGGAGGATataattgaagatgatttagaCTATTTACGaaaggaaagaaaagaagtgATGTCTCTGTATGCTGGCGACAAGAGAGGGTAG
- a CDS encoding Zcf30 protein (predicted zinc-finger protein), with protein sequence MAKEKRTKPCCNCKRSKVKCVYEGALPCQRCLKTGQAATCQFVHKLPSLKLPSLESKEPALPAVAPISLNPINLMGVQKPQISNMSALLPSRSTFNSPPFKEGLSPIPSTKHLHTDRSTGNDIQWKSDIEQRLDSFDNKIDSLVDLLKQNQQYPNGGPGLPRIQPQPQADHSQSSRDSNNEPRYLYPPATNSFDHSSKRRKLGDNLDFKDKSTSAERSQPHPDDFRDGFLTKKEAKDLFKFFDSNIAQQLFGFEISKFQVDDIWESCPVLVCAISTIASIHHPQLSFKSSQLSIYLRDICGTLFYQNRPTDKPSAFNTIVALILCSFWLSDSQMFTGLALQIAKEYGLNNPNYGKNKDDLKLWYLLYVLDGQQSMAFNRQPLVSSQEYSLKHSRELLITEDEKKLSQAKRQLEDKIEPSTGVVNETSEEDVHKMLLKQKFTDLRLVSQVEYNQALSEAFRGDAWGLLMPSTFGIPSKSNLELDKWMVSWTVLLAPGNYGAVWSTKSTLIYYNFAKMHINSSAVRQLSMNPNDSGLFPAWNKSVEKNMTQTQRKPQTDEIDSEEDSDSDSLHDEDDFISNKELVSPDKAAINANIALNAAHTVINLVINDKDILDNLKYVPVHIHIMLYYAALLLINPPAKSNNASVTLTLEIYYDKLLDNLRTVSMLKRKIYSNLPIDSNFGSRFIRSLENVEEEKLSEIKEFMFDLEDHELRSAFERKVNSFVETSDNIVELTEFSESGESSRASTPRAEKISAWPGSHHGHP encoded by the coding sequence ATGGCAAAGGAGAAGAGAACTAAACCTTGTTGCAACTGCAAGCGATCCAAAGTTAAATGTGTCTATGAAGGTGCTTTGCCATGTCAGCGATGTCTCAAAACGGGCCAAGCGGCCACTTGTCAGTTTGTGCATAAACTTCCCTCTTTAAAACTACCGTCTTTGGAATCTAAGGAGCCGGCACTTCCCGCTGTTGCGCCTATATCGCTCAATCCTATAAATCTAATGGGCGTTCAAAAGCCTCAAATATCAAACATGTCAGCATTGCTCCCGAGTCGGAGTACTTTCAATTCTCCACCCTTTAAGGAAGGCTTATCACCAATACCTTCAACGAAACACTTGCACACAGATAGATCAACAGGCAATGACATTCAATGGAAGTCAGATATTGAACAGCGTTTGGACTCATTTGATAACAAAATAGATTCTTTAGTTGATCTACTAAAACAGAACCAACAATATCCAAATGGGGGTCCAGGATTACCAAGAATccaaccacaaccacaagcTGACCATTCTCAATCCTCGCGAGACCTGAACAACGAGCCGCGTTATTTATATCCACCTGCAACCAATTCATTTGACCACAGTTCCAAACGACGAAAATTAGGTGATAATCTCGACTTCAAGGACAAGAGCACTAGCGCTGAACGCAGTCAACCACACCCCGACGACTTCCGAGACGGTTTTCTAACAAAGAAGGAGGCTAAAGATcttttcaagtttttcGACTCCAACATAGCCCAGCAATTATTCGGGTTTGAGATATCCAAATTTCAAGTCGATGATATATGGGAGTCATGCCCAGTACTTGTTTGTGCGATATCAACTATTGCATCGATTCATCACCCTCAGCTATCGTTCAAGTCGTCGCAATTACTGATTTATTTGCGAGATATATGTGGCACCCTATTTTACCAAAATAGACCTACGGATAAGCCAAGCGCTTTCAACACAATTGTTGCTTTGATACTATGTAGCTTTTGGCTATCGGATTCTCAAATGTTTACCGGTTTGGCGCTTCAAATAGCCAAGGAGTATGGATTGAACAATCCCAACTACGGGaaaaataaagatgatTTAAAGCTTTGGTACTTGTTATATGTATTGGATGGTCAACAAAGTATGGCATTCAACAGACAACCATTGGTTAGCTCTCAAGAATACTCCTTGAAACACAGCAGAGAGCTTCTCATTACCGAGGATGAAAAGAAACTATCGCAAGCAAAGAGACAATTGGAGGACAAGATTGAACCAAGCACCGGCGTAGTCAATGAAACTTCTGAAGAAGATGTACACAAAATGCTATTAAAACAAAAGTTTACCGACCTCAGATTGGTTTCGCAAGTTGAATACAACCAAGCTTTAAGCGAAGCCTTTCGTGGTGATGCTTGGGGCTTGTTGATGCCGTCAACATTTGGTATCCCATCTAAAAGTAATCTTGAATTAGACAAATGGATGGTGTCATGGACTGTGTTGTTAGCCCCCGGTAACTATGGAGCCGTATGGTCGACTAAGAGTACGTTGATATATTAcaattttgccaaaatGCATATCAATTCGTCGGCTGTTCGACAGCTTTCTATGAATCCAAATGATAGTGGGTTATTTCCAGCGTGGAACAAGagtgttgaaaagaatatGACTCAAACACAAAGGAAACCCCAAACAGATGAAATCGACAGTGAAGAGGACTCGGACTCTGATTCATTGcatgatgaagatgatttcaTTTCCAACAAGGAGTTGGTATCACCAGACAAAGCTGCAATCAATGCCAACATTGCTTTGAATGCTGCCCACACAGTTATAAACCTAGTCATTAATGATAAAGATATACTCGACAATTTAAAGTATGTCCCGGTTCATATACATATAATGTTGTACTATGCTGCGCTACTACTCATCAATCCACCTgcaaaatccaacaatgcCTCCGTAACACTAACTTTGGAGATATATTACGACAAATTACTCGATAATTTACGAACGGTGAGTATGCTCAAGAGAAAAATTTATAGTAATTTGCCAATTGATTCGAACTTTGGGTCTAGATTTATCAGAAGTTTGGAAAACGTGGAAGAGGAAAAACTTTCTGAAATTAAGGAATTTATGTTTGATCTCGAAGACCACGAGTTGAGATCTGCATTCGAAAGGAAAGtgaattcttttgttgaaacgAGTGataacattgttgaattaaCGGAATTCAGTGAAAGTGGCGAAAGTAGCAGAGCAAGCACTCCCAGAGCAGAAAAAATCAGTGCCTGGCCGGGATCCCATCACGGTCACCCGTGA
- a CDS encoding Mod5 protein (S. cerevisiae homolog MOD5 has tRNA dimethylallyltransferase activity, has role in tRNA modification and localizes to nucleolus, mitochondrion, cytosol), with the protein MITRLFKLFQAHMKNPIKKPIISIVGTTGVGKSQFSIELAKKINGEIINADSMQVYKGVDIITNKHPLKERDGIVHHVIDHVGWGEEYFIHRFNKEANKAIEDIHARGKIPIIVGGTHYYLQTLLFNNKTLENEKERELTDGEIKLLDGPTDRLFEELRKIDPLVAEKFHPQDHRKLRRAVEIWYTTGQKPSDLYIEQKLDELEQSSLKYNTLVFWLYSEPKVLQDRLDKRVDKMMEIGAKEEIDELYKFYSENNGDCTSGIFQVIGFKEFLPWMENKKQDQANFTHGLERMKIRTRQYAKYQVKWIQKTLHLELQKESKFDYVNGGRLYILDATDLSHWDENVRARGLAVVEQFFQQNMTISEAPDNLTHLLIEKSNLKSNKSIGSEKRWKHYKCDICKDKNGVSFIAVGEYSWSLHLNSRRHKKNTNASSKRKHVEEMIRLHRK; encoded by the coding sequence ATGATAACTAGACTTTTTAAGTTGTTCCAAGCACATATGAAAAATCCAATAAAGAAACCAATAATTAGTATTGTTGGTACCACAGGTGTCGGCAAGTCACAATTTAGTATCGAGTTGGCcaaaaaaatcaatggTGAAATTATCAATGCTGATTCTATGCAAGTCTATAAAGGAGTTgacatcatcaccaacaagCACCCTCTAAAAGAGCGCGATGGGATTGTCCATCATGTTATAGATCACGTTGGCTGGGGCGAGGAGTATTTCATCCATAGATTCAATAAGGAAGCTAAcaaagcaattgaagaCATACATGCTCGTGGTAAAATTCCAATCATAGTTGGTGGAACACATTACTACCTTCAAACATTACTTTTTAACAATAAAACTCTAGAGAACGAGAAAGAAAGGGAATTGACCGATGGcgaaatcaaattgttggatgGCCCTACTGATCGCCTATTTGAAGAGTTGAGAAAAATTGACCCACTTGTCGCAGAGAAATTCCATCCTCAAGATCATAGAAAGCTCCGAAGAGCAGTTGAGATTTGGTACACAACGGGCCAAAAACCTTCAGATTTGTACATTGAACAAaagttggatgaattggagCAAAGTTCGTTAAAGTACAATACTTTAGTATTTTGGTTATACTCAGAACCTAAAGTACTACAGGATCGTCTAGATAAAAGAGTCGATAAAATGATGGAAATTGGAGCTAAGGAAGAGATTGACGAGTTGTACAAATTCTACTCGGAGAATAATGGTGATTGCACTAGTggaatttttcaagttaTAGGTTTCAAAGAGTTTTTGCCGTGGATGGAGAACAAGAAGCAAGATCAAGCCAATTTCACACATGGCCTTGAACGAATGAAGATACGAACTAGACAATATGCCAAGTATCAAGTTAAATGGATTCAAAAAACCTTGCATTTAGAGCTTCAGAAagaatccaaatttgattatgTTAATGGAGGTAGATTATATATTCTAGACGCAACAGACTTATCTCATTGGGATGAGAATGTGCGTGCGCGTGGTTTGGCTGTGGTTGAGCAGTTTTTTCAACAGAACATGACAATACTGGAGGCTCCCGACAACCTAACTCATCTCCTAATTGAGAAGTCAAACTTGAAAAGCAACAAAAGCATCGGCTCAGAGAAGAGATGGAAGCATTACAAATGTGATATTTGTAAAGATAAGAATGGAGTGTCATTTATTGCAGTTGGAGAATACAGTTGGTCTCTCCACTTGAACAGTCGAAGGCATAAGAAAAATACAAATGCTAGTAGTAAAAGGAAGCACGTAGAGGAGATGATACGATTGCATAGGAAATAA
- a CDS encoding Rim20 protein (protein involved in the pH response) codes for MTTNLLGIPFKQSRPLDLGDELGKTITARFFQPVSTFKSDIAYLTTLRNDITSISNNTSSTTTKAEILKHLHKFYEYISSLKTIEQKFPNDCVEFAWFITIYNSPIGPIKFRSFKYEKLCIVFQIGVTYSQLALSESRNTDEGLRNSCQYFQNAAGCFANVLETFSNEPYIETSGDLKFQTISCLQALMLAEAQETIWQKAKNSGSTKDSVIARLSFQTSEYYADALKFAKLSDFIRLEWVNHITVKRFHFLAAAHYRSSIVALNSFQYGEQVAHLRIASEAITQALKHKKYVNDYVVEDATGLAETIRSTYKVAEKDNDLIYLKIVPSNNELKPINGVSMVNANKPVISENVESKDLFKDLLPYVVVHSAQAFRERSEEYIRVNVYEPIKNLNNFIGRFLNERDLPASIDALQQPENLPESIISHSRVILNSGGLQVIENSLSEIHRLSVECNNIVAECQNRIDLDRREDQMLREKQGPNGFRRESSDKTAHVLIAKIQRMREYLEEAKKGDEVIVKRFLEIRSVLEVYMGGFHSLNKFVPNSNYIKLDQRIADLVTDLRAHIDRLQSLELDRQKFLRQLEIKIKNDSVLPKLVNEFKRKGKEMYDDHGNFMSAKFELVYEDHLKSFAPDLSFFDETKANQAELEQQIDDINNKFIQEYKSTVTLTQRNRQDALQTLDTTFVKYNEILSNLSEGSSFYNDFITKGNTVLQECKDYLSNRRIESREIESQIMRREEEQLDETNGAPPVISSIAKQSNVWDPNSDIKFD; via the coding sequence ATGACAACCAATTTGTTGGGCATTCCGTTCAAGCAGTCTAGACCTTTAGATTTAGGTGATGAATTGGGCAAAACAATAACTGCACGGTTTTTTCAGCCGGTATCTACATTCAAATCGGATATAGCGTATCTCACTACACTCCGCAATGATATTACCAGTATTAGCAACAATACATCCTCCACTACAACAAAAGCAGAGATCTTGAAACATTTGCATAAATTTTACGAGTATATAAGCTCATTAAAGACAATTGAgcaaaaatttccaaatgaTTGTGTTGAATTTGCTTGGTTCATTACCATTTATAACTCACCTATTGGTCCTATAAAGTTTCGGTCATTcaaatatgaaaaattgtgcattgtttttcaaattggtgtCACCTACTCTCAGCTTGCATTGAGCGAATCCAGAAATACAGATGAAGGACTTAGAAACTCGTGTCAGTATTTCCAAAACGCTGCTGGttgttttgcaaatgtACTAGAGACATTTTCAAACGAGCCATACATTGAAACATCTGGAGATCTTAAATTCCAAACGATATCTTGCCTTCAAGCACTCATGCTCGCTGAAGCGCAGGAAACTATCTGGCAAAAGGCAAAGAATAGTGGATCAACTAAGGACTCTGTTATAGCGCGACTCTCGTTTCAAACATCTGAGTATTACGCTGATGCATTgaaatttgccaaattgtCGGATTTTATCAGGCTAGAATGGGTAAATCATATTACAGTGAAGAGGTTTCACTTCTTAGCAGCTGCGCATTACAGAAGTAGTATAGTGGCTTTGAATTCGTTCCAATATGGCGAGCAAGTTGCGCACTTGCGAATAGCGTCGGAGGCTATTACACAAGCGTTAAAACACAAAAAATATGTGAATGATTATGTTGTCGAAGATGCAACCGGACTTGCGGAAACTATTCGCTCAACTTACAAAGTAGCTGAGAAGGACAAcgatttgatttatttgaaaattgttccATCCAATAATGAGCTCAAACCTATAAATGGGGTGTCAATGGTAAACGCAAACAAACCAGTTATCAGTGAGAATGTCGAGTCCAAAGATCTATTCAAAGATTTATTACCGTATGTTGTTGTGCATTCTGCACAGGCTTTCCGAGAGAGATCAGAGGAATACATCAGAGTCAATGTTTACGAGCCAATTAAAAATCTAAATAATTTTATTGGCAGATTTCTCAATGAAAGGGACCTTCCTGCCAGCATCGATGCTCTTCAACAACCAGAAAATCTACCCGAAAGTATAATTAGCCACTCCCGAGTAATTTTAAACTCCGGCGGCTTACAGGTTATTGAAAACTCACTTTCAGAGATTCATCGTTTGAGTGTTGAATGTAATAACATTGTTGCTGAATGCCAGAATCGAATCGATCTTGATAGACGGGAAGACCAAATGTTGAGAGAAAAACAGGGGCCTAATGGGTTCAGAAGGGAAAGTTCTGATAAAACAGCTCACGTAttaattgcaaaaataCAACGAATGAGGGAATATCTTGAGGAAGCAAAGAAGGGAGATGAGGTTATTGTAAAGAGATTTTTGGAAATACGGAGCGTTCTTGAAGTTTACATGGGAGGCTTCCATTCCTTGAACAAGTTTGTtcccaattcaaattacaTAAAGCTAGATCAACGAATTGCAGATTTAGTCACAGATTTGAGGGCTCATATTGACCGCTTACAATCACTAGAATTGGACAGACAAAAGTTTCTTCGTCAGCTTGAAATCAAGATTAAAAATGACAGTGTATTGCCCAAGTTAGTCAATGAATTCAAACGAAAAGGCAAGGAAATGTATGACGACCATGGGAATTTTATGTCTGCAAAATTCGAACTTGTATATGAGGATCATTTGAAGTCATTCGCCCCTGACTTGTccttttttgatgaaacaaaagcaaacCAAGCGGAGCTTGAACAGCAAATTGATGACAttaacaacaaattcattcaGGAGTACAAATCCACTGTGACGTTAACACAAAGGAATAGGCAAGATGCTTTACAAACTCTTGATACCACCTTTGTGAAATACAATGAAATTTTATCTAACCTTTCTGAGGGCTCTAGTTTCTATAACGATTTCATTACAAAGGGAAACACGGTTCTACAAGAATGTAAAGATTACTTGAGCAATCGAAGGATAGAGAGTCGTGAAATTGAGCTGCAAATCATGAGAAGGGAGGAAGAACAACTTGATGAAACTAATGGGGCACCACCGGTCATATCCCTGATTGCAAAACAGTCAAATGTTTGGGATCCAAATTCTgatatcaaatttgattaa